The Nostoc sp. 'Lobaria pulmonaria (5183) cyanobiont' genome window below encodes:
- the leuD gene encoding 3-isopropylmalate dehydratase small subunit, whose product MVSEVKTISGRGIPLVGNDIDTDRIIPARYLKAVTFDGLGEGAFIDDRTALKGEHAFDQPQYQGANILIVNRNFGCGSSREHAPQAIAKWGIQALIGESFAEIFFGNCVAMGIPCLSADAVTVKQVQDLVATNPQAAVTVDLETLQVQIGDYTAAVAIGEGTRSTFISGTWDACGQLVANADQVRATAAKLPYVSWGNLAAS is encoded by the coding sequence ATGGTGAGTGAAGTTAAAACAATTTCAGGGCGCGGTATACCCTTAGTGGGCAATGATATAGATACCGATCGCATCATTCCGGCGCGATATTTGAAAGCTGTTACCTTTGATGGGTTAGGCGAAGGCGCGTTTATCGACGACCGGACAGCACTTAAAGGTGAACATGCCTTTGACCAACCCCAGTACCAAGGCGCGAATATTTTAATAGTTAATCGTAACTTTGGCTGTGGTTCATCACGGGAACACGCACCCCAAGCGATCGCAAAATGGGGAATCCAAGCTTTAATCGGCGAAAGCTTTGCGGAAATCTTTTTCGGTAACTGTGTGGCAATGGGCATACCTTGTCTGAGTGCCGATGCTGTTACTGTTAAACAAGTGCAAGATTTAGTCGCTACCAATCCCCAAGCCGCCGTGACAGTGGATTTGGAAACCTTGCAAGTGCAAATAGGTGATTACACTGCCGCAGTTGCGATCGGTGAAGGGACAAGAAGCACATTTATTTCTGGGACTTGGGACGCTTGCGGTCAGTTAGTAGCTAACGCTGACCAAGTTCGGGCAACTGCTGCAAAATTACCCTACGTAAGTTGGGGCAATTTAGCCGCAAGTTAG